The following nucleotide sequence is from Populus trichocarpa isolate Nisqually-1 chromosome 11, P.trichocarpa_v4.1, whole genome shotgun sequence.
TTATCTTTTTAAGAACCCAGCTCGAGCATGTGACAATTGGTCAGGTCATGAGTTAATTTGTCGGTTGGGTTGGTTTTAATAACATTCGAcctatttaatttgattttttttgttaaatacgAATTATTGTTAATTAGCTTGGTCCATAAATCAAGTGCTTGTGGGTGCAATCTTCTGcataaaaattcattgaaataaCTGGATTAATTGAAACAGAAAATACGAAAAGAGGCCATATATCATTTCATTGACACAATGCTTCCCCTAAAATATGTACATTGCATCATATTGCATGCATACACATAACAGGGAAAGGCTCTAAATATTATGGCATTAATCTCTCCACAGTAACACAACGCTACTAATCTTTCCAGTTTATTCTTCTAAGCAAACATCTCTACTCCTCAATCAATGGAAGACTACTGGATCCTGCACACATCATGAACAAGAACAGATTAATTAATGTGAGGAGAAATTCAATTcacttaacaaaaaaagaaaaaggaaaagagagaagtCAGTCGTTTACTTGTCACAGTCGATTTGGGGTAAGATGGGCACGGGGACAGAGACTTTGCACACATCAGGAAGTTCCTTAGCTCTGGTAGGATCAACCTTGTAAGCAAGAGATGCGCTCTTTAAGCATTTACAGAGGTCCCTACGGTCTTGTGTGGTGGTAGCATGTTGACTCACCCATCCCACAGCTTCGCAGCAAGAAAGAGATGGTGATGGGGCAGTAGTAGTCAAGAATGGGAGGCAGTTGCGCAACCTAGTCATGGCTTCTGTGCAAATGTCGTTAGCCACGCTTGTGCTTCCACTCCCAAAAGAAAGCGTTAGCCAAAAAGCAATCACAGCCACCACTATTTTCTTCTCCATCTCTCTTCACTCTCTAGCTAGACTAATGCTACTTACCTATATGATCAACTGGGCTTGCTTAGTGCTGAATGCTCTGCACAAGCTGCCTATTTATAGTGCAGTAAGCCCACAGGATAACACTGTTCAGTGTGCATGGAGTTGCTTTTAcacaccttttctttctttctggttTTGGATTTGAGTGGAAAGTGGTTCGATTTTCAATTTCCAAAGCCTGATTAATTAACTAGTTGACAAAGTGTTTGATGCGTTTTAACTGCTTTAATACGTTTTACTTCTAATTTCCTCCAGCCATTTGCCTTTCAGGGTGTCATGGATTCTGGTTTTAATGTTGTTTGGATTCTACCTTTGAATGTGCATGtatattctttcaaattttcaagCTTTGTGTAACGGAAAGTagttcaaaatattatattttataggtGATTTATGGCAATCAGTTtcacttattttgtttttattattacaatacaTGTCATTGGAATATTTTAAATGGGATTTATTTCATTGAGAAATTTGATGATTATCATCTCAAGAATAACTCTAATATTTCATAGATACCTGTCACTTGAAGTGAACAAAAACAccgaaaaatcaattaaaccgagaaaactagaaaaaaaataatcaaaaaaaccgaacgtgaaaaaaaaaccaattaaaccgattaaaattttaaaaaaactggccaattcggttcggttttggttttataagcctgaaataaataaaaaacgaaCCGAatccaaaccggaaaaaaaaccgagtcaaaccggaaaaaaaccgagccaaaccggaaaaaaccaagccaaactggtttgaaccgatttttttcctaaaaaaccgaaccgaaccgaaaccggtcggtttgaaccggtttcggtttttttaaaaaaaaataaatttcagtttggttacttatttttataaaaaccgaaccgaaccgaaaatgatcacccctgcCTATCACTTCACATCCATGTGTAAGTTTAATATTGTagtataaagtatttttttaaagtatttttcacttgaaaatatattaaaataatttttttatttttaacatcagcacattaaaatcatcaGAAATTAAACActagaaaaactaattaaatgttttttaaagtaaaatatatttttgaaacatattcaaacacaattacaaatacaaaaacaaacaatatcagTCCAAGTATATGTCATAATTGaccaatattatattataattgatatgattttaaaaaatgtaaataatatataagaacaaaaataaaaatcacatcaaCTCTTATTATAATTGGTATGATTTTATgctattcaaaaaatataaatcatatatagatataaaaatataaatcatgttcgagtatatatatattttatttgatccctctatcataaaaaaaacaaaacaaaaaacaaaaaactgcaTCAAAGGGTATTATATCATAATTTATTGATTCTATACGACTTATTTCATCTTTTTCCCACAATAAAGAATTGagaatccttttttattttatttatttcacaaATGGTTATCATAGAGCTGCTTCGGATTGCATGTTTCTCAAGGGGCgtaaaagcaaagaaagaaaagaatctcAAGGGGGAAGGAAAAAGATTGGAACCAGCAAATTCATTGAAAAGTTAACTGTTAAATTCTGTATTCACTGGTTTTCTTCCATGGTGAATGAAGGGAGAAAAACAGTCAATATATATCTAATCTATGTAGCTTTCGTAAAAGAGTTTAGCACAATATGTACAAACACTACATGCTGTAAGGATGAGAACAAAGCGATTGATTCATAGCAAATAAAGGACAAGATTCTAGCAGCATACCTCAATTTTTTATACTGAATTTAGCTTTTTCATTGGCTTTTGTAAACTTTGTAAGAATCGATTACTTATTGTGTCAAACTTTGCCAGCAGGTTCCTATACGTCTTCAAATTAAATGACCCCCACCCCAAGCTAAACTCCTTTGATCTCCACAGCAAAATCAGCCAGTTCTTTACATCACCTGCTCCATCAATGGCTGTAAGTGATCTCGCAGCTAAAATATAATGCTTAGTTCtctttttcttgatctttttctCCCCTGTTTTAAAGATGTTTCTTGGTGTCTCGTCTCtaggtttgtttttcttgttcaacTTGCTCTATGTCGGATCGTCTTTGCTTGAACTAGTATTTTGTATTGAGATGATTTCTCCAATGTATCCTGTGTTATCTTGCAATAGCTTTGTTGACGCAGCGTATGGCGAAAAGACAGAGCTAGCTTGGATTTTAGTATTTCTTAATCATTTCTATATCAATCTATTATTATTACAGAAAATTAAGATATGATAATATCCTTGTTGACGCAACGCGTAGTGAAAGGAAAGAACTAAGGTTTCTCACGCCAGTTGCTACG
It contains:
- the LOC7485413 gene encoding non-specific lipid-transfer protein P3, whose amino-acid sequence is MEKKIVVAVIAFWLTLSFGSGSTSVANDICTEAMTRLRNCLPFLTTTAPSPSLSCCEAVGWVSQHATTTQDRRDLCKCLKSASLAYKVDPTRAKELPDVCKVSVPVPILPQIDCDKIQ